AACAGACGAAAACTATAAGCAGACGTCTAAAGCGAGAATGCTGTCAGCGATTCGCCGTTTATTTCAATATTCGTATAGAGAAAAAGTGCGAACTGATGATCCTAGTGCATTGCTAATTAGCCCTAAGTTGCCAAAGAGATTACCTAAAGACCTTTCTGAACAACAGGTTGAGTCTTTGTTAGATGCACCAGACCCTAATGACCCTTTGGAACTAAGGGATAAAGCGATGTTAGAGCTTCTCTATGCGACAGGGCTACGAGTGACTGAGCTGGTTAGCTTAACAATGGAGAATATGAGTCTGCGTCAGGGTGTCGTTCGTGTTATAGGCAAAGGTAATAAAGAACGTTTGGTCCCTATGGGAGAAAATGCAGTCGATTGGATTGAAAACTTTTTGCAGGATGGACGGTCTATTCTATTGGGTGAAAAGAGTTCGGATGTGGTTTTTCCTAGCAAAAGAGCCAAGCAGATGACAAGACAGACATTTTGGCATCGAATTAAACACTATTCAGTGATCGCGGGAATAGATACAGACCTGTTGTCACCCCATGTATTAAGACACGCATTTGCTACACATTTGCTTAATAACGGGGCAGATCTCCGTGTGGTGCAAATGTTATTAGGACATAGTGACTTATCAACAACGCAAATTTATACTCATGTTGCCACGGAAAGGTTAAAACAGATCCATTCGCAGCATCATCCTAGAGCATAAATAAGTAATAATTTTAAAAGGTGTTATTAATGAGCGTGTTACGCAATATATTGATTTTAGCTACTCCATTTTTCGTTGCGGCATGTGATGCCGCGGATACAAATGCTTCGGATACTACAAGTGCCGTTGAGGTGACGACCCCGATACAAGAAACCGTAGACAGCGCCGCTGAAGCTGGAAGTCAGTTTGATGAAGCCAAATTAAGGCGTCGTTTTGAAGCAATGGGGGTGAGTATTGTTTCTATTGCACCCGCAAGCATCGATGGTTTATATGAGGTTGAGACATCGAGCGGGTTGGTTTTCTCGAATGCACAAGGAGATCAATTTATCGCGGGTACTTTGTATGCACTTGGTGACAATGGTGAATATGTGGATGTGCTTGCCGAGCGACAAGCGCCACTTAATGCAGAAAAAATAGAACAATACACCGAAGACATGATTGTTTACCCCGCTGAAAATGAAAAATATGTGATTACCGTATTTACCGATACAACGTGTGGATACTGTGTGCGATTGCATCGCCAAATGAAAGACTACAATGATTTAGGTATTACGGTTCGCTATCTTGCTTATCCTCGCCAAGGTCCAACAGGTGAAGTGGCTCAAGAAATGGCCAATGTATGGTGTGCAGAGGATCCAGCTAAAGCAATGACACTATCTAAATCGGGGCAACCTTTCAAAGCAGGAACCGCGGATATAGAGCAGTGTGGGCAAAAAATTATGGAGCAATATGCATTGGGTCGTGACTTAGGTATCAGTGGTACGCCTGCTGTATTTCTACCAAATGGCAAATTGTTGGCCGGATATATGCCACCAGCGGGTATGTTCCAACGCATTGAACTAGAGATGGCACAATAAATACGATGATCATATGAAAGTCGGGTAGTCATTAATTTTCCTTCTAATACCTCCTTTTTATATATAAGGGTGTTTTAGAGAGAAAGATCATTCGGCTTTCAAATGCCATTGCAAGCTGGCTATTTGCTCTAAAGACCTATTTCACACACCGAGTAACCTAATTCATCATGACAGAAATAAAACGCCGTCCTCAAATAGACCTTTCAAACCTTCCGGATTCTATTCCTGAATTGCTTAGGCGCATCTATATCAGCAGAGGTATAGATAATATTAGCCAGCTTGAAAAATCGGCCCAAGGGTTACTTTCTTATAAAGCACTGGGTGGGATAGAAAAAGCCGTAGAGCTACTTTTTGCCGCTATTGAGCAGGGTAAGCGAATTATTGTTGTGGGCGATTTTGATGCCGATGGCGCAACCAGTTCGGCTTTGTCAGTACTCGCATTACGAGCTCTCGGTTGTCATAACGTTGACTATCTCGTTCCCAATCGGTTTGAAGATGGGTATGGGTTGAGCCCAGAAGTGGTTGATCAAGCCATTGAGTATAAAGCCGATGTCATCATGACTGTGGATAATGGCGTCTCCTCTATCGAAGGGGTAAAATACGCTAAACAAAACAACATTCAAGTCATCGTTACCGATCACCATCTACCGGGAAAAGTCCTTCCCGATGTTGATGCGATGGTGAACCCCAATCTAGATTCGTGCCAATTCCCATCCAAATCTTTGGCTGGTGTTGGTGTGGCTTTTTATCTGATGCTTGCGCTTCGTGCGTTCATGAGAGAGCGAAATTGGTTCTCATTGAAAGGTATACCGGTACCTAATCTTGCTGAGTTTCTGGATCTGGTGGCGTTAGGGACGGTTGCCGATGTGGTTTCTCTTGATGAGAATAACCGTATATTGGTCCATCAAGGTGTTCAGCGAATTCGTGCAGGAAAAGGACGCCCCGGTATTCAGGCGTTGATTGAAGTATCAAAGCGCGATGCGCGTCGTTTGATAGCCGCAGATTTTGGCTTTGCTTTGGGCCCAAGGATTAATGCAGCTGGTCGTTTAGATGATATGTCATTTGGTGTTGAGTTGTTGATGAGTAATAACATACACGCCGCAAGAAGAATGGCCAGTGAGTTAGATGGATTAAATCAAACTAGACGTGAAATAGAACAAGGCATGAAACAAGAAGCGATGGCGTTTTGTGAGCAGCTACAATTTGGTGAGGACACCGAACTTCCCTATGGGATAGTGTTGTTTCAGAGAGACTGGCATCAGGGGGTTATTGGAATTGTAGCCTCTCGAATTAAAGATGAATTTCATCGTCCAGTCATTGCTTTCGCTGACGGTGGCGATGGCGATATAAAAGGGTCATGTAGATCCATCCCCGGGTTGCATATGCGCGATGCTCTGGATCTTTTGGATACAACTCATCCGGGTTTAATTCTTAAGTTTGGTGGCCATGCTATGGCGGCCGGTTTAACCATTAAAGAAGAGAACTTCCAGACCTTCGCGTCACTATTTGATGAGATTGTACGCAACAAGCTTGATGAGTCCGCATTGCAAGGTATTGTTTTATCTGATGGTGAATTACAGCCAGAACAGTTCTCAATGAATACCGCTACGGAACTTCGAGAAGGTGGCCCTTGGGGACAAAATTTCCCTGAACCTATCTTTGATGGTGAGTTTAGACTACTGCACCAAAAATTGGTTGGTGAGAAGCATCTGAAAATGATGGTGGAACCACTTTTCAAAGGACAGCCTACTAATATAATGTTGGATGCTATCGCATTTAATGTGGATTTAAGACGCTGGCCTGATGCCACTGCAAAAACAGTCAAGCTTGCTTTCAAGCTTGATATAAATGAGTTTAGAGGCAATCAGTCATTGCAATTGATGGTTGATCATATTGATTGTTAGATGAGTTTCATAAATGCTTGCCGTTTTGAGCGCATTTCGTTCGAATCTATTATTCAAATGAATTAATAGTATTACAATTTTTTCTGTATCTTCATCACATTTTTGAGTAGAATTCTTCGGTTAAATTCTATTCATAAATGTTGAGTAAACATGTTTGAAATCAATCCTATTAAAAACCGCTTACAGGACGTGACACAGCGCACGAATATCCTGAGGGGGTACCTTTGACTATGACGCCAGAAAAGAGCGTCTAGAAGAAGTAAATGCAGAATTAGAACAACCAGATGTATGGAGCGAACCTCAGCGAGCACAAGCGCTAGGCAAAGAGCGTTCTTCTTTAGAAGCCGTGGTTGAGACCATTGATCTTCTTGATCAAGGTGTCGAAGATGTTGACGGTTTACTTGAGCTTGCGGTTGAAGCTGAAGACCAAGAAACCTTCGATGAAATAGAGCCTGAACTTGCCGAGCTTGAATCCAAGTTAGAAAAACTTGAGTTTCGCCGTATGTTTTCCGGTGAGCACGACAGCTCAGATTGCTATATTGATCTTCAATCAGGCTCTGGTGGTACTGAAGCGCAAGATTGGACCGCTATGTTACTTCGTATGTATCTTCGTTGGGCTGAATCCAAAGGCTTTAAGACCGAAGTCATTGAAGTCTCTGGAGGGGAAGTCGCTGGTTTGAAATCGGCTACTGTGCGGATATCAGGTGAATACACCTACGGTTGGTTACGCACAGAAACAGGTGTACATCGCTTGGTTCGTAAGTCGCCGTTTGATTCTGGTGGTCGTCGGCATACTTCTTTTGCTTCTGCATTTATCTATCCGGAGATTGATGACAACATCGCTATCGACATTAACCCTGCTGAGCTTCGTATCGATGTATATCGTGCATCGGGTGCCGGTGGGCAGCACGTAAACACCACAGAGTCGGCGGTGCGTATTACCCACTTGCCAACCAATACCGTGGTTCAATGTCAGAATGATCGTTCGCAGCATAAAAACAAAGATCAAGCGATGAAACAGTTAAAAGCAAAACTGTTTGAGCTTGAACTACAAAAACAAAATGCAGAAAAACAAGCGAATGAAGATTCGAAATCAGATATCGGTTGGGGCAGCCAAATTCGCTCTTACGTATTAGATGATTCTCGTATTAAAGATTTACGCACCGGAATTGAAAACCGCAATACACAAGCGGTTCTTGACGGTGATCTAGATAAATTTATCGAAGCCAGCCTGAAGTCAGGCTTGTAAGCGCATTATAAGGGCAAAATAAAATGACTGAACAGGTACAACAGCCAAACGTAGAAGAGAATAAGCTGATTGCTGAGCGTCGTGCTAAATTAGATAACATCCGCACTAACTGTAAAGCAAATGGTCACCCTAACGATTTTCGTCGCGATAGTTTAGCGGGCGATATTCAAGCG
This portion of the Vibrio sp. VB16 genome encodes:
- the prfB gene encoding peptide chain release factor 2 (programmed frameshift), which encodes MFEINPIKNRLQDVTQRTNILRGYLDYDARKERLEEVNAELEQPDVWSEPQRAQALGKERSSLEAVVETIDLLDQGVEDVDGLLELAVEAEDQETFDEIEPELAELESKLEKLEFRRMFSGEHDSSDCYIDLQSGSGGTEAQDWTAMLLRMYLRWAESKGFKTEVIEVSGGEVAGLKSATVRISGEYTYGWLRTETGVHRLVRKSPFDSGGRRHTSFASAFIYPEIDDNIAIDINPAELRIDVYRASGAGGQHVNTTESAVRITHLPTNTVVQCQNDRSQHKNKDQAMKQLKAKLFELELQKQNAEKQANEDSKSDIGWGSQIRSYVLDDSRIKDLRTGIENRNTQAVLDGDLDKFIEASLKSGL
- a CDS encoding thioredoxin fold domain-containing protein — protein: MSVLRNILILATPFFVAACDAADTNASDTTSAVEVTTPIQETVDSAAEAGSQFDEAKLRRRFEAMGVSIVSIAPASIDGLYEVETSSGLVFSNAQGDQFIAGTLYALGDNGEYVDVLAERQAPLNAEKIEQYTEDMIVYPAENEKYVITVFTDTTCGYCVRLHRQMKDYNDLGITVRYLAYPRQGPTGEVAQEMANVWCAEDPAKAMTLSKSGQPFKAGTADIEQCGQKIMEQYALGRDLGISGTPAVFLPNGKLLAGYMPPAGMFQRIELEMAQ
- the recJ gene encoding single-stranded-DNA-specific exonuclease RecJ, with translation MTEIKRRPQIDLSNLPDSIPELLRRIYISRGIDNISQLEKSAQGLLSYKALGGIEKAVELLFAAIEQGKRIIVVGDFDADGATSSALSVLALRALGCHNVDYLVPNRFEDGYGLSPEVVDQAIEYKADVIMTVDNGVSSIEGVKYAKQNNIQVIVTDHHLPGKVLPDVDAMVNPNLDSCQFPSKSLAGVGVAFYLMLALRAFMRERNWFSLKGIPVPNLAEFLDLVALGTVADVVSLDENNRILVHQGVQRIRAGKGRPGIQALIEVSKRDARRLIAADFGFALGPRINAAGRLDDMSFGVELLMSNNIHAARRMASELDGLNQTRREIEQGMKQEAMAFCEQLQFGEDTELPYGIVLFQRDWHQGVIGIVASRIKDEFHRPVIAFADGGDGDIKGSCRSIPGLHMRDALDLLDTTHPGLILKFGGHAMAAGLTIKEENFQTFASLFDEIVRNKLDESALQGIVLSDGELQPEQFSMNTATELREGGPWGQNFPEPIFDGEFRLLHQKLVGEKHLKMMVEPLFKGQPTNIMLDAIAFNVDLRRWPDATAKTVKLAFKLDINEFRGNQSLQLMVDHIDC
- the xerD gene encoding site-specific tyrosine recombinase XerD, whose amino-acid sequence is MNDQAFVEQFLDALWMEKGLSENTLSSYRNDLSKLIKWMEDNNLTFTTITISDLQDYQAWLTDENYKQTSKARMLSAIRRLFQYSYREKVRTDDPSALLISPKLPKRLPKDLSEQQVESLLDAPDPNDPLELRDKAMLELLYATGLRVTELVSLTMENMSLRQGVVRVIGKGNKERLVPMGENAVDWIENFLQDGRSILLGEKSSDVVFPSKRAKQMTRQTFWHRIKHYSVIAGIDTDLLSPHVLRHAFATHLLNNGADLRVVQMLLGHSDLSTTQIYTHVATERLKQIHSQHHPRA